A window of Pseudomonas guangdongensis contains these coding sequences:
- the aroE gene encoding shikimate dehydrogenase: protein MDRYCVFGNPIGHSKSPLIHRLFAAQTGEPLIYDALLAPLDDFPGFARAFFREGRGANVTVPFKEEAFRLADALTERAARAGAVNTLKKLDDGRLLGDNTDGAGLVRDLTVNAGLALRGQRILLLGAGGAVRGVLEPLLAERPAELVIANRTVARAEELARLFADLGPVVASGFDWIDAPVDLIVNGTSASLAGELPPISPRLIAPGHTVCYDMMYAKAPTAFNRWAAEQGAARTLDGLGMLVEQAAEAFFLWRGVRPDSAPVLAELRRQLNEG, encoded by the coding sequence ATGGACCGCTATTGCGTGTTCGGCAACCCCATCGGCCACAGCAAGTCGCCGCTGATCCACCGCCTGTTCGCCGCGCAGACCGGCGAGCCGCTCATCTACGACGCCCTGCTGGCGCCGCTGGACGATTTCCCCGGCTTCGCCCGCGCCTTCTTCCGCGAGGGCCGCGGCGCCAACGTCACCGTGCCGTTCAAGGAGGAGGCCTTCCGCCTCGCCGACGCGCTGACCGAGCGCGCCGCCCGCGCCGGTGCGGTGAACACCCTGAAGAAGCTGGACGACGGCCGCCTGCTCGGCGACAACACCGACGGCGCCGGCCTGGTGCGCGACCTCACCGTCAATGCCGGCCTCGCCCTGCGCGGCCAGCGCATCCTGCTGCTCGGCGCCGGCGGCGCGGTGCGCGGCGTGCTGGAGCCGCTGCTGGCCGAACGGCCGGCCGAGCTGGTGATCGCCAACCGCACCGTGGCGCGCGCCGAGGAGCTGGCGCGGCTGTTCGCCGACCTCGGCCCGGTGGTGGCCAGCGGCTTCGACTGGATCGACGCGCCGGTCGACCTGATCGTCAACGGCACCTCGGCCAGCCTGGCCGGCGAGCTGCCGCCGATCTCGCCGCGGCTGATCGCGCCGGGACACACCGTCTGCTACGACATGATGTATGCCAAGGCGCCGACCGCCTTCAACCGCTGGGCCGCCGAGCAGGGCGCGGCGCGCACCCTCGACGGACTGGGCATGCTGGTCGAGCAGGCCGCCGAGGCGTTCTTCCTCTGGCGCGGGGTGCGC
- a CDS encoding VOC family protein, whose protein sequence is MQIEHLDHLVLTVADIPTTCDFYARVLGMRPVTFTGGRTALAFGRQKINLHPHGGEFEPKAARPTPGSADLCFLVATPLEQAIAHLQACGVPIEEGPVARTGATGPIRSVYLRDPDRNLIELSNLIEESR, encoded by the coding sequence ACCGTGGCCGACATCCCCACCACCTGCGACTTCTACGCGCGGGTGCTGGGCATGCGGCCGGTCACCTTCACCGGTGGGCGCACCGCGCTCGCCTTCGGTCGACAGAAGATCAACCTGCATCCCCACGGCGGCGAGTTCGAGCCCAAGGCCGCGCGGCCGACGCCCGGCTCGGCCGACCTGTGCTTCCTCGTCGCGACGCCGCTGGAGCAGGCGATCGCCCACCTGCAGGCCTGCGGCGTGCCCATCGAGGAAGGTCCGGTAGCGCGCACCGGCGCGACCGGACCGATCCGCTCGGTGTACCTGCGCGACCCCGACCGCAACCTGATCGAACTGTCCAACCTGATCGAGGAGTCCCGTTGA